A section of the Rhodobacter sp. genome encodes:
- the ligA gene encoding NAD-dependent DNA ligase LigA, which translates to MPHETPVESLTEDQAIAELAWLAQRIDDANRAYHQKDAPELSDAEYDALKRRNAAIEARFPDLKRADSPSDQVGAAPAEGFGKIRHAVRMLSLANAFDEQDVTDFDARIRRYLALDDQTTLTYTAEPKIDGLSLSLRYERGQLIYAATRGDGETGEDVTANARTIADIPQSLDDAPDLLEVRGEVYMTHRDFTALNATGGRNFANPRNAAAGSLRQLDPEITRARPLSFFAYAWGVLSAPLGATQWDSLEKLKSLGFSVNPLTRKCHGARELLAQYRRIEEARPDLGYDIDGVVYKLDDLALQERLGFRSTTPRWAIAHKFPAETAWTRLEAIDIQVGRTGALSPVARLAPVNVGGVLVSNATLHNEDYIAGRNSQGEAIRDGRDIRVGDWVQVYRAGDVIPKIADVDLARRPADAQPFRFPDHCPECGSTAVREPGDSTHRCSGGLICPAQAIEKLKHFVSRGAFDIDGLGAKQIEMFFADELLAVREPADIFTLAVRDAANLAKLKNRDGFGDRSAAKLFEAIEARRVISLPRFLFALGIRHLGEVAAGDLARHFGRWPDLAAAADLAAPAAECQIAADAAELSERTRAAEEGRRPEVKKARDAAWQSLDPSARAAWDDLVGIEGVGAVLAASLLTTLAQPRERESIDRLVAQLVEITPPEIRTEAGALAGKTVVFTGTLTRMTRAEAKVRAESLGAKVAGSVSARTDFLIAGEGAGSKAAKAEALGVTVIDEDAWLAMSGG; encoded by the coding sequence ATGCCGCATGAGACACCGGTCGAATCCCTGACGGAAGATCAGGCCATCGCGGAACTGGCGTGGTTGGCTCAAAGGATCGACGACGCCAATCGCGCGTATCATCAAAAGGATGCGCCCGAGCTCTCCGATGCCGAATACGACGCCCTGAAACGGCGCAACGCGGCGATCGAGGCCCGGTTTCCCGATCTGAAGCGCGCGGACAGCCCCTCGGATCAAGTTGGCGCCGCACCGGCCGAGGGATTTGGAAAGATCCGTCATGCTGTTCGGATGCTGTCCCTGGCCAACGCCTTTGACGAACAGGACGTGACCGATTTCGACGCGCGGATCCGCCGATATCTCGCGCTCGACGATCAGACCACGCTGACGTATACGGCCGAGCCCAAGATCGACGGCCTGTCGCTGTCGTTGCGGTATGAACGGGGTCAGTTGATCTATGCGGCCACGCGCGGCGATGGCGAGACGGGCGAGGATGTGACGGCAAACGCACGCACCATCGCCGACATTCCGCAGTCCCTGGACGATGCGCCCGATCTGTTGGAGGTGCGCGGCGAGGTCTACATGACGCACCGCGATTTTACCGCCCTCAACGCGACCGGGGGCCGCAACTTTGCCAATCCGCGCAACGCCGCCGCCGGGTCGCTGAGGCAGCTCGATCCGGAAATCACCCGCGCGCGTCCGCTGAGCTTTTTCGCCTATGCCTGGGGTGTCCTGTCCGCACCGCTTGGCGCGACCCAGTGGGACAGCTTGGAAAAGCTGAAATCGCTCGGTTTTTCCGTCAATCCGTTGACCAGAAAGTGTCACGGTGCGCGGGAACTGCTGGCACAGTATCGTCGGATCGAAGAGGCCCGCCCGGATCTGGGCTACGATATCGACGGCGTCGTCTACAAGCTGGACGACCTGGCCTTGCAAGAGCGACTGGGCTTTCGCTCGACCACGCCGCGCTGGGCCATCGCCCACAAGTTTCCCGCCGAAACCGCCTGGACCCGGCTCGAAGCGATCGACATTCAGGTCGGGCGGACGGGGGCACTCAGCCCGGTTGCGCGGCTTGCGCCTGTGAACGTGGGCGGGGTCCTGGTTTCGAACGCGACCCTCCACAACGAGGACTATATCGCCGGTCGCAATTCTCAGGGCGAAGCAATTCGCGACGGGCGCGACATTCGCGTCGGCGATTGGGTGCAGGTCTATCGCGCAGGCGATGTCATTCCCAAGATCGCCGATGTCGATCTGGCGCGACGCCCGGCCGATGCGCAGCCCTTCCGCTTTCCAGACCATTGCCCCGAGTGCGGCTCGACCGCGGTGCGCGAACCGGGAGATTCCACGCATCGGTGCTCGGGCGGGTTGATCTGCCCCGCCCAAGCCATCGAGAAGTTGAAGCATTTTGTGAGCCGTGGCGCATTTGACATCGACGGGCTCGGTGCGAAACAGATCGAGATGTTCTTTGCTGACGAACTGCTCGCCGTGCGTGAACCCGCCGACATCTTTACGCTGGCCGTCCGCGACGCGGCCAATCTGGCGAAATTGAAGAACCGCGACGGCTTTGGTGACCGCAGCGCCGCGAAGCTTTTCGAAGCGATCGAGGCCCGCCGAGTCATCTCGCTGCCCCGCTTCCTGTTCGCGCTGGGCATCCGCCATCTTGGCGAAGTGGCCGCAGGCGATCTTGCCAGACATTTTGGCCGCTGGCCGGATCTCGCCGCTGCCGCCGATCTGGCGGCCCCGGCTGCCGAATGCCAGATTGCCGCGGACGCCGCCGAATTGTCTGAGCGGACCCGCGCGGCCGAGGAAGGGCGCCGGCCTGAAGTCAAGAAGGCACGCGATGCCGCCTGGCAGTCCCTTGATCCGTCGGCACGCGCGGCGTGGGACGACCTCGTCGGAATCGAGGGGGTGGGCGCGGTGTTGGCCGCATCCCTTCTGACCACCCTCGCGCAACCAAGAGAGCGCGAGTCGATCGACCGGTTGGTGGCGCAGTTGGTCGAGATCACGCCACCCGAAATCCGGACCGAGGCCGGCGCGCTGGCCGGAAAGACCGTGGTGTTCACCGGAACCCTGACCCGAATGACCCGGGCCGAGGCCAAGGTTCGGGCCGAATCCCTGGGTGCGAAGGTGGCCGGTTCGGTCTCTGCCCGGACGGATTTCCTGATCGCGGGCGAGGGGGCGGGGTCGAAGGCAGCCAAGGCCGAAGCCCTGGGGGTCACGGTGATTGACGAGGACGCCTGGTTGGCGATGAGCGGCGGATGA
- the lpxB gene encoding lipid-A-disaccharide synthase, whose translation MKLFVIAGEPSGDALGGALMAGLRTLAPGIAFVGVGGPLMEAEGLRSLFPMAELSVMGLAEVLPKYRQLKRRIRETANAIAHEAPDAVVTVDSPDFCLRVLALARAANPRLRTIHYVAPSVWAWRPGRAAKMARVVDHVLALLPFEPPYMTQAGMSCDFVGHPVVAQPQASADEATIFRAGAQVREGTPLILCLPGSRRGEVSRLLPVFRDALERVVAGHRGARIVIPTTPNVTALVRSMTAGWRGVIVLDPTLAPPAAYARQKRAAFRAADVALAASGTVSLELAAAGTPMVIAYRMNAISQAIIARLLRVDSVTLVNLVSETRAVPEFIGPDCRAEAIAPAIETLLGAGRAAQLAAMEATMDRLGRGGEAPGLRAARSVLSAVTRGRA comes from the coding sequence GTGAAGCTGTTCGTGATCGCGGGCGAGCCCTCGGGCGATGCGCTGGGGGGGGCGCTGATGGCAGGCCTCAGGACCCTCGCGCCCGGCATCGCCTTTGTCGGTGTCGGCGGCCCGTTGATGGAGGCCGAGGGCCTGCGCAGCCTGTTCCCCATGGCCGAACTGTCGGTCATGGGCCTGGCCGAGGTGCTGCCGAAATACCGCCAGCTCAAGCGCCGCATTCGCGAAACCGCCAACGCGATCGCGCACGAGGCCCCCGACGCGGTCGTGACCGTCGACAGCCCGGATTTCTGCCTGCGGGTGCTGGCGCTGGCGCGGGCCGCGAACCCGCGGTTGCGGACCATCCACTATGTCGCGCCCTCGGTCTGGGCATGGCGGCCGGGACGGGCGGCGAAAATGGCGCGCGTCGTGGACCATGTGCTGGCGCTGTTGCCGTTCGAGCCGCCCTATATGACCCAAGCCGGCATGAGCTGCGATTTCGTCGGCCATCCGGTCGTCGCCCAGCCACAGGCCAGCGCCGACGAGGCCACGATCTTTCGCGCGGGGGCCCAGGTCCGCGAGGGCACGCCGTTGATTTTGTGCCTGCCCGGGTCGCGCCGGGGCGAGGTCTCGCGCCTGTTGCCCGTGTTTCGCGACGCGCTCGAACGGGTTGTTGCCGGCCATCGCGGCGCGCGTATCGTGATCCCGACCACGCCGAACGTGACCGCGCTGGTCCGCAGCATGACGGCGGGTTGGCGGGGGGTCATCGTCCTGGATCCGACCCTTGCCCCGCCCGCCGCCTACGCGCGCCAGAAACGCGCGGCCTTCCGCGCGGCGGATGTGGCGCTGGCGGCTTCGGGCACGGTGTCGCTGGAACTGGCGGCGGCCGGCACGCCGATGGTGATCGCCTATCGCATGAACGCGATCAGCCAGGCGATCATCGCGCGTCTGTTGCGGGTGGACAGCGTGACGCTGGTGAACCTGGTCAGCGAGACCCGCGCGGTGCCCGAATTCATCGGTCCCGACTGCCGGGCCGAGGCGATCGCGCCGGCGATCGAGACGCTTCTGGGTGCCGGCCGCGCGGCGCAGCTCGCCGCGATGGAGGCCACCATGGACCGGCTGGGTCGCGGCGGCGAGGCTCCCGGTCTGCGCGCGGCGCGGTCGGTTCTTTCGGCGGTCACGCGCGGCCGGGCCTGA
- the lpxI gene encoding UDP-2,3-diacylglucosamine diphosphatase LpxI (LpxI, functionally equivalent to LpxH, replaces it in LPS biosynthesis in a minority of bacteria.) — protein sequence MSRVALIAGAGRLPAEIAAVLDAPVVCAPAGVTPDGVAVEVVFHFERLVPFLRALGARGVDRVVLAGAVHRPRLDPALFDRDTAALVPDLLAAMQGGDDAALRFLIALIESFDLSVLGIADLAPQLLAGEGALTSRAPTAQELRDAERGRAVLAALAPADVGQGCAVVEGLCLGIEVLFGTDALLDDIARHRALREPRLGGVFIKRSKDRQDLRADLPTIGPATVSAVRAAGLTGIAVQAGHVLVLERAQTLALADEAGVAIWGAP from the coding sequence ATGAGCCGGGTCGCGCTGATCGCCGGTGCCGGGCGCTTGCCGGCCGAAATCGCGGCCGTTCTCGATGCGCCCGTGGTTTGCGCGCCGGCCGGCGTTACACCCGATGGCGTGGCGGTCGAGGTCGTCTTTCACTTTGAACGCCTGGTGCCCTTCCTGCGCGCGCTTGGCGCGCGGGGCGTCGATCGGGTGGTGCTGGCCGGGGCGGTGCACCGGCCTCGGCTGGACCCGGCCTTGTTCGATCGCGATACGGCCGCCCTGGTGCCCGATCTTCTGGCGGCGATGCAGGGCGGGGATGATGCGGCGCTGCGCTTTCTGATCGCTTTGATCGAATCGTTCGACCTGTCGGTTCTGGGGATCGCCGACCTGGCCCCCCAGCTTCTGGCGGGCGAGGGCGCCTTGACCTCGCGCGCGCCCACCGCCCAGGAATTGCGCGACGCCGAGCGTGGGCGCGCGGTGCTTGCCGCGCTGGCGCCGGCCGACGTGGGGCAGGGCTGCGCGGTGGTCGAGGGTCTCTGCCTGGGGATCGAGGTGCTGTTCGGCACCGACGCGCTGCTGGACGACATCGCCCGTCACCGCGCCCTGCGCGAACCGCGACTTGGTGGCGTTTTCATCAAGCGCAGCAAGGACCGGCAGGACCTGCGCGCGGATCTGCCGACCATCGGCCCCGCGACCGTCTCTGCCGTTCGGGCGGCCGGGTTGACCGGGATCGCGGTGCAGGCCGGCCATGTGCTGGTGCTGGAGCGAGCGCAAACCTTGGCCCTGGCCGACGAGGCCGGAGTCGCGATCTGGGGGGCGCCGTGA
- the lpxA gene encoding acyl-ACP--UDP-N-acetylglucosamine O-acyltransferase, translated as MGIDASAQIHPSAVVEEGAVIGPECRIGPFCVVGADVTLGRGVVLKSHAVVTGWTEIGDETVIFPFATVGEVPQDLKYRGERTRLIVGKRNRIREGATLSTGTEGGGGVTRVGDDCLLMTGAHVGHDAQIGDRVILVNQVAVAGHCVLGDDVIVGGLSGIHQWVRIGKGAIIGAVTMVTNDVMPYGLVQAPRGELEGLNLVGLKRRGVDRAEITALRAAYQMLAQGEGTFLDRTRRLADETESVHVREITDFILGATDRSFLTPK; from the coding sequence ATGGGCATCGACGCATCGGCACAGATCCACCCCTCGGCGGTGGTGGAAGAGGGCGCGGTCATCGGCCCCGAGTGCCGCATCGGACCGTTCTGCGTGGTTGGCGCCGATGTCACCCTGGGCCGGGGCGTGGTGCTGAAATCGCACGCGGTCGTCACCGGCTGGACCGAGATCGGGGATGAGACGGTGATCTTTCCCTTTGCCACCGTGGGAGAGGTGCCGCAGGACCTGAAATACAGGGGCGAGCGCACGCGGCTGATCGTCGGAAAGCGCAATCGCATCCGCGAGGGTGCGACGCTCAGCACCGGGACCGAGGGCGGCGGCGGGGTGACACGCGTGGGCGACGATTGCCTGCTGATGACCGGGGCGCATGTCGGCCACGACGCCCAGATCGGCGACCGGGTGATCCTGGTCAACCAGGTCGCCGTCGCCGGCCACTGCGTGCTGGGTGACGACGTGATCGTGGGCGGACTGTCGGGTATCCACCAATGGGTGCGGATCGGCAAGGGCGCGATCATCGGCGCGGTGACGATGGTCACCAACGATGTCATGCCCTACGGCCTGGTGCAGGCCCCGCGCGGCGAACTCGAGGGGTTGAACCTGGTCGGCCTGAAGCGGCGCGGCGTGGACAGGGCCGAGATCACCGCCCTGCGCGCCGCCTATCAGATGCTGGCGCAGGGCGAGGGGACCTTCCTGGACCGGACCCGGCGCCTGGCGGACGAAACGGAAAGCGTGCATGTGCGCGAGATCACCGATTTCATCCTGGGCGCGACCGACCGGTCCTTTCTGACCCCGAAATGA
- the mnmA gene encoding tRNA 2-thiouridine(34) synthase MnmA: MTRDTGVNSLGFAKAPQDTRVVVAMSGGVDSSVVAAQLKAEGYDVIGVTLQLYDHGAALAKSGACCAGRDIHDARRVAETLGFPHYVLDYENTFREAVIEEFADSYLAGATPVPCIRCNERVKFRDLLETARDLDADCMATGHYIQRHMGPNRAELHMAADAARDQSYFLFSTTQEQLDYLRFPLGHLTSKAETRALAARHGLAVADKPDSQDICFVPNGNYAAVIEKLRPGAADPGEIVDLDGQVLGQHRGVIHYTIGQRRGLGIGGLSEPLFVVGLDAERKQVVVGPKEALATRKVPVREINWLGDQPFDSISEISMRVRIRSTRPPTEAIVRPTGPTTAEVELLTPEEGVSPGQACVFYTPEGGRVLGGGWIWRGA, from the coding sequence ATGACACGCGACACGGGCGTGAACTCATTGGGCTTTGCCAAGGCCCCGCAAGACACGCGCGTCGTGGTCGCCATGTCCGGCGGGGTCGACAGTTCCGTGGTCGCCGCCCAACTGAAAGCGGAGGGTTACGATGTCATCGGCGTGACGCTGCAACTTTATGACCACGGGGCGGCCTTGGCCAAATCCGGCGCCTGTTGCGCCGGGCGCGACATTCATGACGCGCGGCGCGTGGCGGAAACGCTGGGCTTTCCGCATTACGTCCTCGATTACGAGAACACGTTCCGCGAGGCCGTGATCGAGGAATTTGCCGATTCCTACCTTGCCGGCGCAACGCCCGTGCCCTGCATCCGGTGCAACGAACGGGTGAAGTTCCGCGATCTGCTGGAAACCGCGCGCGATCTTGACGCGGACTGCATGGCGACGGGACACTACATTCAGCGCCACATGGGCCCGAACCGGGCCGAGTTGCACATGGCCGCCGATGCGGCGCGGGACCAGTCCTATTTCCTGTTCTCGACAACGCAAGAGCAACTGGACTACCTGCGCTTCCCGCTGGGGCATCTGACCTCGAAAGCCGAGACCCGCGCGCTGGCCGCCCGGCATGGTCTGGCGGTCGCAGACAAGCCGGACAGCCAGGACATCTGCTTTGTTCCCAACGGAAACTACGCGGCGGTGATCGAAAAGTTGCGCCCCGGCGCGGCGGATCCGGGTGAGATCGTGGATCTGGACGGCCAGGTCCTGGGTCAGCATCGGGGCGTGATCCACTACACCATCGGTCAGCGGCGCGGGCTGGGGATCGGTGGGCTGAGCGAACCGCTCTTTGTCGTCGGGCTCGATGCAGAGCGCAAGCAGGTCGTTGTCGGCCCCAAAGAGGCCCTTGCCACGCGCAAGGTTCCGGTGCGCGAGATCAACTGGCTTGGCGATCAACCCTTTGATTCAATATCCGAAATATCCATGCGGGTGCGAATCCGTTCGACCCGTCCGCCGACCGAGGCGATCGTCAGGCCCACCGGCCCCACCACCGCCGAGGTGGAGTTGCTGACACCCGAGGAAGGCGTGAGCCCGGGACAGGCCTGCGTCTTTTACACGCCCGAGGGCGGCCGTGTCCTGGGCGGTGGCTGGATCTGGCGGGGCGCCTGA
- the recG gene encoding ATP-dependent DNA helicase RecG — MTGRPESLFPLFGTLEGLDGVGPKTSKFFNALGVETPRDLLFLLPQSGIDRRPLASVRDGPVPSVVTVEVEVGNHLPARSRGRPYRVIVRDERQEFFLVFFHPRAEYLQRILPTGQRRLVSGRVETFDGVYQMAHPDHILTLADRDEMPLYEPVYPLAGGLTQKMIRRALASALERAPDLSEWIDPALKAKMGWPDWRAAIQSVHAPNTAADLAPTDPARQRLAYDELLAHQLTLAIARSSRRRSGGIATRGDGHLVARVLDALPYAPTGAQRRAIAEITDDMASDMRMNRLLQGDVGAGKTLVALAGLLTAVEAGGQGALMAPTEILARQHLASLSPMVEVAQVRMDLLTGRDKGRDRVRKLRDLAEGRTQILIGTHALFQNDVTFADLRLAVIDEQHRFGVAQRMALGEKGDRVDSLVMTATPIPRSLALAQYGDMDLSLLDEKPPGRKPIVTSLASTERLDEVVAHLAQALAEGRQAYWVCPLVEESETVNLTAAQSRFESLRAVLGDTVGLVHGQMSPLDKDAAMARFVAGETQVLVATTVIEVGVNVPNATIMVIERAESFGLAQLHQLRGRVGRGAGASTCLLLYDPPLGETAARRLKLMRDTEDGFRLSDEDLAMRGAGDVIGTAQSGLPRFRLADLERQAALMAIAQSDARKLLADDSDLESARGQAARILLWLMEQDRAIRLIRIG, encoded by the coding sequence ATGACCGGCCGGCCCGAGAGCCTCTTTCCGCTGTTTGGCACATTGGAGGGGCTCGATGGCGTCGGCCCCAAGACATCAAAGTTTTTCAATGCGCTAGGCGTCGAAACGCCCAGGGACCTGCTGTTCCTGTTGCCGCAATCGGGCATTGATCGGCGCCCGTTGGCGTCGGTGCGTGACGGCCCGGTGCCCAGTGTCGTCACCGTCGAGGTCGAGGTCGGCAATCACCTTCCGGCCCGCAGTCGTGGCCGCCCCTACCGGGTGATCGTGCGCGACGAGCGGCAGGAATTCTTTCTGGTCTTTTTCCACCCTCGGGCCGAGTATCTGCAACGGATCTTGCCGACCGGCCAGCGTCGGCTGGTGTCCGGGCGGGTTGAGACCTTTGACGGCGTCTACCAGATGGCGCATCCCGATCATATCCTGACCTTGGCCGACAGGGACGAAATGCCGTTGTACGAGCCGGTCTATCCGCTCGCGGGTGGATTGACGCAAAAGATGATCCGGCGCGCCCTCGCGTCGGCGCTCGAGCGGGCGCCGGACCTGAGCGAGTGGATCGACCCGGCGCTGAAGGCCAAGATGGGGTGGCCGGATTGGCGCGCGGCGATACAGTCCGTTCACGCCCCGAACACCGCCGCCGATCTGGCCCCGACGGATCCGGCGCGGCAGCGGCTGGCCTATGATGAACTGCTGGCCCACCAGTTGACGCTGGCAATTGCGCGATCGTCGCGCCGGCGTTCCGGCGGCATCGCGACCCGGGGCGATGGGCATCTGGTCGCGCGGGTCCTCGACGCCTTGCCCTATGCCCCGACGGGGGCTCAACGACGCGCGATCGCCGAAATCACCGACGACATGGCCTCGGACATGCGGATGAACCGGTTGCTCCAAGGCGATGTCGGGGCCGGCAAGACCCTGGTGGCCCTCGCCGGATTGCTGACTGCGGTCGAGGCCGGCGGTCAGGGCGCGCTGATGGCACCGACGGAAATTCTGGCGCGCCAGCATCTCGCCAGTCTTTCCCCGATGGTCGAGGTCGCACAGGTCCGGATGGATCTGCTGACCGGGCGCGACAAGGGTCGGGACCGCGTTCGCAAGCTTCGCGATCTTGCCGAAGGGCGCACCCAGATCCTGATCGGCACCCATGCGTTGTTTCAGAACGATGTGACGTTTGCCGATCTGCGGCTTGCCGTTATCGACGAACAGCACCGTTTCGGCGTGGCCCAGCGCATGGCCCTGGGGGAAAAAGGGGACCGGGTCGACAGTCTGGTCATGACCGCGACACCCATTCCGCGCAGCCTGGCGCTGGCACAATATGGCGATATGGATCTGTCCCTTTTGGACGAGAAACCGCCGGGGCGCAAACCGATCGTGACCTCGCTTGCCTCGACCGAGCGGCTGGACGAGGTCGTGGCCCATCTCGCGCAGGCCCTGGCCGAAGGGCGTCAGGCCTATTGGGTCTGTCCGCTGGTCGAGGAAAGCGAAACCGTCAACCTGACCGCCGCGCAGTCGCGGTTCGAAAGCCTGCGCGCCGTGTTGGGCGATACGGTCGGCCTGGTGCACGGCCAGATGTCGCCCCTGGACAAGGACGCGGCGATGGCCCGATTCGTTGCCGGCGAAACGCAGGTTCTGGTCGCGACCACGGTTATCGAGGTCGGCGTCAACGTTCCCAATGCCACGATCATGGTGATCGAGCGCGCGGAAAGTTTCGGTCTGGCGCAGTTGCACCAGTTGCGTGGCCGGGTCGGGCGCGGCGCGGGGGCATCGACCTGTCTGTTGCTTTACGATCCTCCATTGGGGGAAACGGCCGCGCGTCGGCTGAAGCTGATGCGCGATACCGAAGATGGCTTTCGCCTGAGCGACGAGGATCTCGCCATGCGGGGCGCTGGCGACGTCATCGGCACCGCGCAATCCGGCCTTCCCAGGTTCCGGTTGGCGGATCTGGAGCGCCAGGCCGCGCTGATGGCCATTGCACAAAGCGATGCGCGCAAACTGTTGGCCGATGACTCCGATCTCGAATCTGCGCGCGGGCAGGCGGCGCGGATTCTGCTGTGGCTGATGGAACAGGACCGTGCGATTCGACTGATTCGGATTGGTTGA
- a CDS encoding DUF1153 domain-containing protein, whose protein sequence is MYLKRIDGPRAVTLPDGTILSRADLPPASTRRWVASRKAVVVRAVAHGLIARDDALDRYDLSDEEFESWTRAVANHGIDALKVTALQKYRQL, encoded by the coding sequence ATGTATCTGAAACGAATTGACGGGCCGCGGGCGGTGACCTTGCCGGATGGAACGATCTTGAGCCGGGCCGATCTCCCGCCGGCCTCGACCCGGCGATGGGTTGCCAGCCGCAAGGCGGTGGTCGTGCGCGCCGTGGCCCATGGGCTGATCGCGCGCGATGACGCGCTGGACCGCTATGACCTCAGCGATGAGGAGTTCGAATCCTGGACCCGCGCGGTCGCCAACCACGGAATCGACGCGCTGAAGGTCACCGCTTTGCAGAAGTATAGACAACTTTAG
- the hisI gene encoding phosphoribosyl-AMP cyclohydrolase, translating to MPFDPQSLRYDANGLIPAIAQDHASGEVLMMAWMNAEAVAQTLASGRVTYWSRSRQAFWIKGESSGHVQRLVDFRVDCDRDCLLVLVEQTGPACHTLRRTCFYTAVRGDDEVELMRPEG from the coding sequence ATGCCCTTCGATCCGCAATCCCTGCGTTACGATGCCAATGGCTTGATTCCGGCCATTGCCCAGGACCATGCCAGCGGCGAGGTCCTGATGATGGCCTGGATGAATGCCGAAGCCGTCGCGCAGACCCTGGCGAGCGGGCGCGTCACCTATTGGTCTCGGTCGCGTCAGGCCTTCTGGATCAAGGGCGAGAGTTCCGGGCATGTGCAGCGACTGGTCGATTTCCGCGTCGATTGCGACCGGGATTGCCTGCTGGTGCTGGTCGAACAGACCGGCCCGGCCTGCCACACGCTGCGCAGAACGTGCTTCTACACCGCCGTGCGGGGCGATGACGAAGTGGAACTGATGCGGCCCGAGGGGTAG
- a CDS encoding response regulator transcription factor, producing the protein MRVLLVEDDPTTSRSIELMLTHANFNVYCTDLGEEAVELGKLYDYDLILLDLNLPDMAGLDVLRQIRLARVNTPILILTGEESTDVKLKGFGHGADDYMTKPFHRDELVARIHAIIRRSQGHAQAIIHTGRISVNLDAKTVEADGEAVHLTGKEYQMLELLSLRKGTTLTKEMFLNHLYGGMDEPELKIIDVFICKLRKKLAEATGGENYIETVWGRGYVLRDPVRSGGRAPRAISA; encoded by the coding sequence ATGCGAGTCCTTCTCGTCGAAGACGATCCCACCACGTCGCGCAGCATCGAGTTGATGCTCACGCATGCCAATTTCAATGTCTACTGCACCGACCTGGGGGAAGAAGCGGTCGAGTTGGGGAAACTCTATGATTACGATCTGATCCTGCTGGATCTCAATCTTCCCGACATGGCCGGGCTCGATGTGTTGCGGCAGATCCGCTTGGCACGCGTCAACACGCCGATCCTGATTCTGACCGGCGAAGAAAGCACCGACGTGAAGCTGAAGGGCTTCGGCCATGGCGCCGACGACTACATGACGAAGCCTTTTCATCGCGACGAACTGGTTGCCCGCATTCACGCGATCATTCGCCGCAGCCAGGGCCACGCGCAGGCGATCATTCATACCGGGCGCATTTCCGTCAACCTGGACGCCAAGACGGTCGAAGCCGATGGCGAGGCGGTGCATCTCACGGGCAAGGAATATCAGATGCTCGAGCTGTTGAGCCTGCGCAAGGGGACGACGCTGACCAAGGAGATGTTCCTGAACCACCTCTACGGCGGCATGGACGAACCGGAACTGAAGATCATCGACGTGTTCATCTGCAAGCTGCGCAAGAAGTTGGCCGAGGCGACCGGCGGCGAAAACTACATCGAGACGGTCTGGGGCCGCGGCTATGTCCTGCGCGATCCGGTGCGCAGCGGCGGTCGGGCGCCGCGGGCGATCAGCGCATAG
- a CDS encoding iron-sulfur cluster assembly scaffold protein → MSETPDLIKLYSTRILALAAEIPHLGRLKDPQASVRLRSPLCGSTVTVDLSMQYGRVSRFAQEVKACALGQAAAAVLGSAALGRSADELQTAARQLEAMLKSDGPVPDAPFDGFEALLPARDFKNRHASILLAVQATAEAARQATL, encoded by the coding sequence GTGTCCGAAACCCCTGACCTGATCAAGCTGTATTCCACCCGAATCCTGGCATTGGCGGCCGAAATCCCGCATCTCGGCCGGTTGAAGGACCCGCAGGCAAGCGTTCGCCTGCGCTCGCCGCTCTGCGGATCGACGGTGACCGTGGACCTGTCGATGCAGTACGGCCGGGTCTCGCGCTTTGCGCAAGAGGTCAAGGCCTGTGCGTTGGGCCAGGCCGCGGCGGCCGTGCTGGGATCGGCCGCCCTGGGGCGCTCCGCCGACGAGTTGCAAACCGCGGCACGGCAGCTCGAGGCCATGCTGAAATCGGACGGTCCGGTGCCCGACGCGCCGTTCGACGGTTTCGAAGCCCTGCTGCCGGCCCGAGACTTCAAGAATCGCCATGCCTCGATCCTTTTGGCGGTGCAGGCCACGGCCGAAGCCGCCCGCCAGGCAACACTCTGA